The following proteins come from a genomic window of Phacochoerus africanus isolate WHEZ1 chromosome 9, ROS_Pafr_v1, whole genome shotgun sequence:
- the TINF2 gene encoding TERF1-interacting nuclear factor 2 isoform X2 — MAAPPEAGPAALRFAAAASWQVVRGRRVEHFPRVLEFLRSLRAAAPGLVRYRHHERLCMGLKAKLVVELILQGRPWAQVLNALNHHFPESGPVVRDPKATKQDLRKISEAQETFCQQVKQLAKDSVDLASNLQGLEQEYGETFLAAMEKLFFEYLCQLEKALPTLQAQQLQDVLNWMQPGASVTSFVLSQYIVDMGWPPPECSATDSATTSETMGQSPPQQPRPALDNPLPKAQPGPHLTQGPISRKHPEPLAGHHFNLAPLGRRRIQSRWASTSRGHKERPTVMLFPFRNLGSPTQVTSKPENREEHGTHMADPAGAVGTRAASAGKSRSPSKTLGGRALKENPIDLSASEQKENCLDCPMGPLRLSLSPPRARKPACPPSLCSSDITIGDLVLDSEEEEEENGPREGKPDPRSSEVTHPLQQDPPSMPSQRPYQKPWPHRRDSCNLHPAK; from the exons ATGGCCGCGCCCCCGGAGGCTGGTCCCGCAGCCCTGCGCTTCGCAGCCGCAGCCAGCTGGCAAGTTGTGCGCGGACGGCGCGTGGAGCATTTTCCGCGAGTATTGGAGTTTCTGCGATCCCTGCGCGCTGCTGCCCCTGGCTTGGTTCGCTACCGGCACCATGAACGCCTGTGTATGGGCCTAAAGGCCAAG CTGGTGGTGGAGCTGATCCTGCAGGGCCGGCCTTGGGCCCAGGTTCTGAATGCCCTGAATCACCACTTCCCAGAGTCTGGACCTGTGGTGCGGGACCCCAAAGCC acaaagcaggatctgaggAAAATCTCAGAGGCCCAGGAAACCTTTTGCCAGCAGGTGAAGCAACTAGCAAAGGATTCTGTTGATTTGGCTTCGAACCTACAG gGACTTGAGCAAGAGTATGGGGAAACTTTCCTGGCTGCCATGGAAAAGCTGTTTTTTGAATACTTGTGTCAGCTGGAAAAAGCACTGCCTACACTGCAGGCACAGCAG CTTCAGGATGTGCTGAATTGGATGCAGCCTGGAGCTTCTGTCACTTCTTTTGTCCTGAGCCAGTATATTGTGGACATGGGGTGGCCACCTCCAG AGTGCTCTGCTACTGATTCAGCGACCACCTCAGAGACCATGGGGCAGAGTCCTCCTCAGCAGCCAAGACCAGCACTCGACAACCCTCTGCCAAAAGCCCAGCCTGGCCCACACCTTACACAGGGACCAATCTCAAGGAAGCACCCGGAACCTCTGGCTGGCCACCACTTCAATCTGGCCCCTCTAGGCCGGCGAAGAATCCAGTCTCGGTGGGCATCCACTAGCAGAGGCCATAAGGAGCGCCCCACAGTTATGCTGTTCCCCTTTAGGAATCTGGGTTCACCAACACAAGTCACATCTAAGCCTGAAAACAGGGAAGAACATGGGACACACATGGCAGATCCAGCAGGTGCAGTGGGCACCAGAGCGGCCTCTGCTGGCAAGTCTAGGAGTCCATCCAAGACCCTGGGGGGAAGGGCTCTGAAGGAGAACCCAATTGACTTGTCTGCCTCAGAGCAAAAGGA GAACTGCTTGGATTGCCCCATGGGCCCCCTGAGACTGTCATTATCACCTCCGAGGGCCAGGAAGCCAG CGTGTCCTCCATCTCTGTGCAGCTCTGACATTACCATAGGGGACCTGGTTTTGGactcggaggaggaggaggaggaaaatggcCCGAGAGAAGGAAAG
- the TINF2 gene encoding TERF1-interacting nuclear factor 2 isoform X1, whose amino-acid sequence MAAPPEAGPAALRFAAAASWQVVRGRRVEHFPRVLEFLRSLRAAAPGLVRYRHHERLCMGLKAKLVVELILQGRPWAQVLNALNHHFPESGPVVRDPKATKQDLRKISEAQETFCQQVKQLAKDSVDLASNLQGLEQEYGETFLAAMEKLFFEYLCQLEKALPTLQAQQLQDVLNWMQPGASVTSFVLSQYIVDMGWPPPECSATDSATTSETMGQSPPQQPRPALDNPLPKAQPGPHLTQGPISRKHPEPLAGHHFNLAPLGRRRIQSRWASTSRGHKERPTVMLFPFRNLGSPTQVTSKPENREEHGTHMADPAGAVGTRAASAGKSRSPSKTLGGRALKENPIDLSASEQKENCLDCPMGPLRLSLSPPRARKPACPPSLCSSDITIGDLVLDSEEEEEENGPREGKESLENYQKTKFDTLIPTFCEYLPPSDPSAESVPFPDHIDSSRLL is encoded by the exons ATGGCCGCGCCCCCGGAGGCTGGTCCCGCAGCCCTGCGCTTCGCAGCCGCAGCCAGCTGGCAAGTTGTGCGCGGACGGCGCGTGGAGCATTTTCCGCGAGTATTGGAGTTTCTGCGATCCCTGCGCGCTGCTGCCCCTGGCTTGGTTCGCTACCGGCACCATGAACGCCTGTGTATGGGCCTAAAGGCCAAG CTGGTGGTGGAGCTGATCCTGCAGGGCCGGCCTTGGGCCCAGGTTCTGAATGCCCTGAATCACCACTTCCCAGAGTCTGGACCTGTGGTGCGGGACCCCAAAGCC acaaagcaggatctgaggAAAATCTCAGAGGCCCAGGAAACCTTTTGCCAGCAGGTGAAGCAACTAGCAAAGGATTCTGTTGATTTGGCTTCGAACCTACAG gGACTTGAGCAAGAGTATGGGGAAACTTTCCTGGCTGCCATGGAAAAGCTGTTTTTTGAATACTTGTGTCAGCTGGAAAAAGCACTGCCTACACTGCAGGCACAGCAG CTTCAGGATGTGCTGAATTGGATGCAGCCTGGAGCTTCTGTCACTTCTTTTGTCCTGAGCCAGTATATTGTGGACATGGGGTGGCCACCTCCAG AGTGCTCTGCTACTGATTCAGCGACCACCTCAGAGACCATGGGGCAGAGTCCTCCTCAGCAGCCAAGACCAGCACTCGACAACCCTCTGCCAAAAGCCCAGCCTGGCCCACACCTTACACAGGGACCAATCTCAAGGAAGCACCCGGAACCTCTGGCTGGCCACCACTTCAATCTGGCCCCTCTAGGCCGGCGAAGAATCCAGTCTCGGTGGGCATCCACTAGCAGAGGCCATAAGGAGCGCCCCACAGTTATGCTGTTCCCCTTTAGGAATCTGGGTTCACCAACACAAGTCACATCTAAGCCTGAAAACAGGGAAGAACATGGGACACACATGGCAGATCCAGCAGGTGCAGTGGGCACCAGAGCGGCCTCTGCTGGCAAGTCTAGGAGTCCATCCAAGACCCTGGGGGGAAGGGCTCTGAAGGAGAACCCAATTGACTTGTCTGCCTCAGAGCAAAAGGA GAACTGCTTGGATTGCCCCATGGGCCCCCTGAGACTGTCATTATCACCTCCGAGGGCCAGGAAGCCAG CGTGTCCTCCATCTCTGTGCAGCTCTGACATTACCATAGGGGACCTGGTTTTGGactcggaggaggaggaggaggaaaatggcCCGAGAGAAGGAAAG GAATCTCTGGAAAACTATCAGAAGACAAAGTTTGACACCCTGATCCCCACCTTCTGTGAATACCTCCCCCCTTCTGACCCCAGTGCTGAGTCTGTCCCTTTCCCTGACCATATAGACAGTTCTAGACTCCTGTGA
- the TINF2 gene encoding TERF1-interacting nuclear factor 2 isoform X3, whose translation MAAPPEAGPAALRFAAAASWQVVRGRRVEHFPRVLEFLRSLRAAAPGLVRYRHHERLCMGLKAKLVVELILQGRPWAQVLNALNHHFPESGPVVRDPKATKQDLRKISEAQETFCQQVKQLAKDSVDLASNLQGLEQEYGETFLAAMEKLFFEYLCQLEKALPTLQAQQLQDVLNWMQPGASVTSFVLSQYIVDMGWPPPECSATDSATTSETMGQSPPQQPRPALDNPLPKAQPGPHLTQGPISRKHPEPLAGHHFNLAPLGRRRIQSRWASTSRGHKERPTVMLFPFRNLGSPTQVTSKPENREEHGTHMADPAGAVGTRAASAGKSRSPSKTLGGRALKENPIDLSASEQKENCLDCPMGPLRLSLSPPRARKPACPPSLCSSDITIGDLVLDSEEEEEENGPREGKLSKGLQL comes from the exons ATGGCCGCGCCCCCGGAGGCTGGTCCCGCAGCCCTGCGCTTCGCAGCCGCAGCCAGCTGGCAAGTTGTGCGCGGACGGCGCGTGGAGCATTTTCCGCGAGTATTGGAGTTTCTGCGATCCCTGCGCGCTGCTGCCCCTGGCTTGGTTCGCTACCGGCACCATGAACGCCTGTGTATGGGCCTAAAGGCCAAG CTGGTGGTGGAGCTGATCCTGCAGGGCCGGCCTTGGGCCCAGGTTCTGAATGCCCTGAATCACCACTTCCCAGAGTCTGGACCTGTGGTGCGGGACCCCAAAGCC acaaagcaggatctgaggAAAATCTCAGAGGCCCAGGAAACCTTTTGCCAGCAGGTGAAGCAACTAGCAAAGGATTCTGTTGATTTGGCTTCGAACCTACAG gGACTTGAGCAAGAGTATGGGGAAACTTTCCTGGCTGCCATGGAAAAGCTGTTTTTTGAATACTTGTGTCAGCTGGAAAAAGCACTGCCTACACTGCAGGCACAGCAG CTTCAGGATGTGCTGAATTGGATGCAGCCTGGAGCTTCTGTCACTTCTTTTGTCCTGAGCCAGTATATTGTGGACATGGGGTGGCCACCTCCAG AGTGCTCTGCTACTGATTCAGCGACCACCTCAGAGACCATGGGGCAGAGTCCTCCTCAGCAGCCAAGACCAGCACTCGACAACCCTCTGCCAAAAGCCCAGCCTGGCCCACACCTTACACAGGGACCAATCTCAAGGAAGCACCCGGAACCTCTGGCTGGCCACCACTTCAATCTGGCCCCTCTAGGCCGGCGAAGAATCCAGTCTCGGTGGGCATCCACTAGCAGAGGCCATAAGGAGCGCCCCACAGTTATGCTGTTCCCCTTTAGGAATCTGGGTTCACCAACACAAGTCACATCTAAGCCTGAAAACAGGGAAGAACATGGGACACACATGGCAGATCCAGCAGGTGCAGTGGGCACCAGAGCGGCCTCTGCTGGCAAGTCTAGGAGTCCATCCAAGACCCTGGGGGGAAGGGCTCTGAAGGAGAACCCAATTGACTTGTCTGCCTCAGAGCAAAAGGA GAACTGCTTGGATTGCCCCATGGGCCCCCTGAGACTGTCATTATCACCTCCGAGGGCCAGGAAGCCAG CGTGTCCTCCATCTCTGTGCAGCTCTGACATTACCATAGGGGACCTGGTTTTGGactcggaggaggaggaggaggaaaatggcCCGAGAGAAGGAAAG CTGAGCAAAGGTCTCCAACTTTAG